The Panacibacter microcysteis DNA window CAAAATATATGGAGACATATATGCTTCTCAAAGAGACCAGGCTGCAGCCGTGGTGTCTCAATCACAGGCGCAGGTGGCCAACTCCAGTGCCCAGCTTGGTGCATTACAGGCCACACTTGACCAGACGGAAGCTGCATACAAAAGACAAAAAACATTGCTGGACCAGAAAGTAATCTCCGCTTCTGAATTTGAGCAGGCACAACAGGCATGGCTTTCTGCAAAAGCAAACTTCGAAGCCGCAAAAGCGGGTATAAAGGCAAACCAGGCCAATGTACAAAGCGCATCTGCAAGCCTTACCAGGGCACAGAAAGATGTTAGCAGAACAACAATCGTTGCACCAATGGATGGCGTTATAAGCCTGCTGAGTGTAAAAAAAGGCGAACGCGTTGCGGGCAACAGCTTTAACGTTGGTACCGAAATGATGCGTATTGCAGACCTCGCAAGCATTGAAGTGCAGGTTGATGTAGGTGAAAACGATATTCCTAAAGTAAAACTCGGCGATACAGCCCTGGTAGAAATAGATGCCTTCAACAATCGTAAGTTCAAAGGAATTGTATATAAAATTGCAAACCCGTCTACCGGTTTGTCTGGTACAGCTTCTTCTTTATCGAGCTCTACACAGGTTACAAATTACCAGGTTCATATAAGGCTCATGCAGGATAGCTATAAAGACCTTATTGTAAAAGGACAGCCTTTCCCTTTCCGGCCTAACATGAGCGCCAGTGCAGATATTCAGACAAAGACCAACAGGAACGTACTTACCATTCCGTTAAATGCTGTAACGACCAGGGATAAAAACGAGGGTAAAAAAGTGGAAGAGAAGAAAGACGAAGACAAAACTGAATCAGCAGCTGCCGACGATGATGTGGAAGAGGTAGTATTTATTGTACAAAAAGACGGCATAGTGAGAAAGAAACCTGTGAAGACAGATATACAGGATATAAACTACATACAGATTGTAAATGGTATAAATGCCGGAGATGAAGTGGTAACAGCACCATACGATGTGGTAAGCAAGCAATTGAAAGATAGTTCAAAAGTAAAAGTGGTAAGTAAAGACGAGTTACTCAAAAATTTCAGTACGCCTAAATAATGGCTTAAATGCTGCGAAAAAACCTGCCTTTGAAAAGGGCAGGTTTTTTGTTTTCTTATAACCTGTGACTTTTTGATCGCAGATCGGTGAATTTATTTGCGGAGAAATATGAGTTTTAAAGCTTTGTTTAATCATAATTACAAATATTGCCATTACCTTTGGCATGTTACGCTTGGAGACCCTGAAGTCCTGCCGGGTGATATGCAAGCCACTTAACCGGCTTAGGCAGGGAATGACGAAAACGGTTACGATACATTACCAACGGCCGCAGTCATACAACACTTCTACACAAGAGAAACCATTAATTACATTTGTTTTCATTCAAACTTGCAAAAGACATTTATGGAATATAACACGTCGAGAAGCCACATGGTGATGCGTGAATACGGCAGGCATATTCAGAATATGGTTGATTACGTATTAACTATTGAAGACCCCAAAAAACGCCAGCAACAGGCACAGGTAGTGATCGAACTGATGGGATTCTTAAACCCACACCTGAAAAATGTAGAAGATTTCAGGCATAAGCTATGGGATCATCTCTTTTTTATGAGCGACTTTAAACTGAAAGTTGACAGCCCATACCCAATTCCAGAAAAAGCAACGTATAAGGCCAAGCCGGCTCCATTGCCTTATCCAAAACGTTATCCAAAATATTCCCACCTGGGAAAAAACCTTGAGCTGGTAATTGATAAGGCGCTGAAGGAAGACAATGCTGAAAAGAAAGCTGGTTTTGCGCATGCCATTGCATACTACATGAAACTCTCTTACAGCAACTGGCATAAAGAACTGGTGCATGATGACAATATCCGTTCGGAATTGAATGCTATAACAGGTGGCGAGCTGGAATTCAGCAATACACCTTACATAAAACACCGCAACCAGAATTTTGAGCGCGATGATTATGGAAGAGGCAGTGCACGCAGCAACGACAGAGATCGTGGTGGAAGGCAGCAAAGCTACATGAGCAATGGGCGCAACAATAATGGCGGCAGAAACATGGGTGGAAGAGATCGCGACAGAGACAGGGATAACCGCGGCGGTGGTGGCAGAAGTCCGGGTGGCCGGGATAACCGTGATAGCCGCGGAGGTGGCGGAAACGGAAATAACAGGAACCAGAATTTTAAGAAGCGTTTTAAATAAAAAAATACTTAGATATAAAGGCTGCTAAAAATTAGCAGCCTTTTTTATTACAGCAATAACATAAGCAATATACTTTTGAAGATGCAAATAATCCCGCTGTCAGAAGGTGTCTTCACCATAGATAAAACAAAAATCTTTGTACCATTCGACCTGGATAACGACGAACTGCAGCAAAGACCAGTTGGAAGCCTGCTGGTAGAAGTACAGCCATTTGTTGTTGTTACATCGAAAGATGTACTGCTGCTGGACACGGGGCTTGGCTTTTCCAGGAATGGCACGTTGCAGTTGTATGCAAATCTTAAAGCCGCCAACATAGCCCCGGAAAGTATTACCAAAGTATTGATGACACACCTGCATAAAGACCATGCCGGTGGCGTGAGTGTGAAAGACAAGCTTGGTAACTATCAACTCTCTTTTCCCAAAGCCACATATTACGTACAAAAGAAAGAGATGGAGTTTGCAATGGAGACCGGTTTTCCATCTTACATGGCTGAGGAAATTTCGATGCTGCAATACGGGCAAAATGTAGTGTTCCTGGACGGAGATGGAACCATTGATGAATATATCTCTTACCACATTACCGGGGGCCACAGCCCTTACCACCAGGTGTACTGGATAAAAGAAAAAAATGAAACTATCTTTTTTGGTGGTGATGATGCACCGCAACTGCAACAGATGAAAAATAAATTTATAGCCAAATACGACTACGACGGTAAAAAGTGTATGGAATTACGCCAGCAGTGGTGGCAAACCGGGCGGGAGGAAAACTGGACCTTCCTGTTTTACCATGATGTAAAAACACCTTACTATAATGCCCAAACGGCCGGCACCAGCAGCAACGCTGAATAAGTGGTCTGCTACATCAATGGCTTACGCCTTACGATTAATTATGGGGGATTTGCACCGCGTACTACAGTTGCTATAAAAGTGGAACGCACAAGTGAGTGACACAACAGGCGATGCCATATTGACCTGTTGCCGGCGCAACAATTCATTTAAATCCTGTTACAGGTAAATAAAAGGCAGGCTTAATCTTTCTTTTTAAAATCACCCCGTTTCCAGGCTTCTATGAACTCAGCCCATGCAAACGGGTTTAGGAGGTTAATAGGTTGCTGCTGACCCTGGTAATACAACCTTTGCGATTGCCTGCGTATGTTGGCATTTACTGCCTCGCGGCCATCTGCAGGTAAGGCAGCTATAAGTGCCCTTCGGGTGGCATCATCGGTATTTTTTCTTGCTATCTCAATCTGGTCGGCAGGTACTTCCACATTTACAAAGTCGCGTTCAAACTGTGCCCTGGTGGGTCTCGGTTTTAATATGGTAGCAGGCAAATAGGCTGTATCACTCACCATTAGCTGTATTACGCTGTACTGATTGCCTTCCAGGTTATCGGGGATGCTGATGATCTTATCCTTGAAGCCCACGCAGGAAAAACGGATATTATCGCCTTTGAGCACAACAATTGAAAATACGCCCTGGTAATTGGTTAGCGTACCGCGACCTTTATTCTCTACAATAACACTGGCAGATTCAATTGCCCGCAGGCTATCGGCCGTCATAACCACGCCATACAACTGTATTACAGAATCCTGTGCATTGCGGTCCTGCGCGGCAGCATTGAAAGTTGAAAGAATAGAAAAGGCAATAGTAAAATATTGTAGAAGTCGCTTCATGCAGCAATTGATTAAAAGAAAAAGTTTTTAAAGGCTTTCCCTCATTCAAAACAAAATAACCCCTTTGCCAACTAATTTTGCTGCAAAATATTCCTTTTTAACAAAATTATGTGCGATGACTGAACAGGACATTCTGAAAGCGCTGAGTAACGTTCAGGAGCCCGATCTTGGTAAAGATCTGGTGACGCTGAACATGATAAAAGACATAAAAATAGATGGCAACAATGTATCATTTACCATAGTACTTACCACACCTGCATGCCCTGTAAAAGACATGATGAAAACGGCTTGTATCAATGCTGTAAAGATTCTTGTAAGCAAAGAGGCGAATGTGCAGGTAGACTTTACATCTAATACAACAACCAACCGTAAAGATGCGCAGCAACTTTTGCCGGGCGTTAAAAACATTATTGCGGTGGTAAGTGGTAAAGGTGGCGTGGGTAAAAGTACTGTTGCAGCCAATCTTGCCCTTGCATTTGCAAAAGAAGGCGCCAGTGTAGGTTTAATGGACGCTGACATTTACGGCCCCAGCGTACCTATTATGTTTGGCGTAAGGGGCGAAAGACCTATGATGAGAGATGTTGATGGCAAGGGTATGATTATTCCGCTGGAAAAGTATGGCATAAAACTAATGAGCATCGGTTTGCTGGTAGATGAAAAAAATGCCGTGGTGTGGCGCGGGCCAATGGCAAGCAGTGCCATACGTCAGTTTGTTACAGATGTAGACTGGGGCGCACTGGATTACCTGGTAATAGATATGCCACCAGGCACCGGGGATATTCACCTGACCCTTATGCAAACAGTGCCCGTAACCGGCGTGGTGATTGTTACCACGCCACAAAACGTAGCACTGGCAGATGCTAAGAAAGGGATTGCCATGTTTGGCCAGGCACAGATCAATGTGCCTATCATCGGCCTCGTAGAAAATATGGCATATTTTACCCCACAGGAGTTGCCCGAAAACAAATATTACATCTTTGGAAAAGAAGGCGGCAAAAGGCTTGCAGACGAATATGATCTGCCTTTTCTCGGCCAGATCCCCATTGTACAAAGCATCAGGGAGGGTGGTGATAGCGGTGTTCCCGCAATGATAGGCAATGATGCCCTATCGCTAAAAGCCTTTGAAGATTTTGCGGCAATGGCAGTAAGAAATATTGCTATACGCAATGCAAAATTACCTTCCACGCAGATGGTTGAAGTGGTGGAATAATTTTTTGGTAACCGGCAGTAGATTTTTATGGCATCGGCTGTTGCCACGCTCGGTTCAACGTTCCGTTTTCATGGCAACTGCAGCGATCAATAACTGCGTACTTTCGAAAATGCACACATCGTGTAGTTACTGGTTTCTTACCGGTTCACTACACGATTTTTTTATTCCTGTTTACCCGCCAAAATGCTTTAACAAAACCTGTAGCATATTTTTTTGGAACAAATAGATGTACGTACATATATTTGCAAAGTGAAACTTGAGCAAGCCATACAAAGTACAAAATTCAGGAGCGAAGTGCAGAAAGCAGGATTGAACATTTTATATACAGCGTGGTGGCTGAAAACAATGATGAGTAAATCATTAAAAGAGTACGGTCTTACGCATGAGCAGTATAATGTGCTCAGGATATTGAAAGGCCGTTTTCCACAGCAAATGTGTGTAAGAGATATAGCATGCCGCATGATAGAGAAAAATTCAAACGTGCCGCGTATCATAGACAGGCTAGAGCTGAAAAAACTGGTAAAGCGTAATACCTCTGCAGAAGATAAAAGAGAAACAGTAATTACCATTACACAGGCTGGCATGAATATGCTGGAAATAACAACAGAAAAAATTAATAAAATATACGATTCAACAATCTCTATGAACAATGAGGATGCAGCAGCGTTAAATGCTTTGCTGGAACAGCTGAGAACAAATGAATCATAAATTTTTTTGGCCCGATACATGTATATACATCTATAATTTAAATCACATAAACCAAATATTATGGCAACGTACAAAGTAGATCCATCACACTCTGAGGTTACTTTTAAAGTAAAACACCTCATGATTACCAATGTAACCGGAACATTTGCAAAATTCGATGCAACCCTTACTGCAGATAAAGAAGATTTTACTGATGCGAAAGTTACGTTCGAAGCTGATATAGACAGCATTAGTACCAATAACGAACAGCGAGATGGTCATTTAAAAGGCGATGACTTCTTCAATGCAGAACAGTTTCCAAAAATGACCTTCGAATCAACAGCTATCTCAAAAAAGAATGATGAAGAATATGAACTGGATGGCAATCTCACCATCCGGGATATTACCAAACCGGTAAAACTTGATGTGGCTTACGGCGGTACAATGACAGACCCGTGGGGCCAGACAAAGGCAGGATTTGAAATAACAGGCAAAATAAACCGTAAAGAATTTGGCTTAAAGTGGACCGCAGTAACAGAGGCCGGCGGTATAGTGGTAAGTGATGATGTGCGTTTGAATGTGCAGGTACAGATGGTGAAACAGTAACTGCCGGCAAAGTACCAGGATTGAGAACCCTGGTACTTTCTTTTCTTACACCTCATGCCTTTTATATTTACAAAAATCCCAAATATGCAATACATCATTCATCGGAAAGAAGACCGCGGCACCAAAGATATTGGCTGGCTTGTCAGCAAATTTTCCTTTAGCTTTTCATCTTACTATAGTCCTGTAAAGAAAGGGTTTGGCCTGCTGCATACATTCAATGACGATGTAGTTAAACCTGGCGGCGGCTTTGGTTTGCACCCGCATACCAATATGGAAATTGTAAGTATCATGTTGCAGGGTAAAATGAACCACAAAGATTCAATGGGCTTTAGCGATATTGTTGAAAAAGACTGGGTGCAGATTATGAGTGCGGGCAGAGGGCTTAAACACGAAGAGTATAATATTGGCGAGGAAGATGTACAGTTCCTGCAAATATGGATTGAACCAAAACTGCAGAACATAGAGCCACGCTACCAGCGTAGAAATTTTTCACGGGAAAACCGCAAAAATTTATTGAAAACAGTAGTCAGCAACGAAGAAGGACAGGAGCACTGCTGGATCAATCAGAATGCAAAAATTAGCTTGGGCTATTTTGATGCAGGCCATACAATAACCTACACATTAAACCCATTGAACAAATGCGTTTACATCTTTGTAATGGAAGGCGCTGTATCTGTGGCGAATGAAACCATTGGCAAAAGAGATGCGATTGGTGTATGGGAAACCGGTAATATCTCATTGCAAACTGCTGAAGCATCATCATTTATTGTAATAGAAATACCCATCAATCATTGAGGTGGTAATACGCAATTCACACAAATAGGGTTAAACAGTTCAGTTTTACTTTTACAGATTACTCCGGGCATGACGCCTGTAGTACTAAAAGGAAAGACGATCATATACAAATAAAAGGAACAGTTTTATGAACATAGAGATTATATCAGGAAGTCCGAGGCAGGAGAGTTTATCACGCAGGGTAGCGGTCTTCCTCCAGAGATATATGCGTGAGAAAACGGAACATAACATTAACCTGATAGATGTAAGAGAATGGTCTTTGCCGTTATTGCAGCAGGAAGTCTTTACAAGTGTGGAGCGTACCCCTGAAGCACTGCAACCACTTGCCAAACGCATGTTCGACGCTGATGCGTTTATCATGGTTACGCCCGAATACAACGGCAGCTACACCCCGGCACTAAAAAACCTTTTTGATCATTTTCCCAAGCAGACGCATAAAACTTTTGGCATCGTAACAGCATCGCCGGGTATTATGGGTGGCATGCGCGCTACACAACAAATGCAATTACTCATCAATGCATTGTTTGGCATAGGATCGCCGCATATGCTGGTTACACCTATGGTAGATAAAAAATTTAACGCCGAAGGCAATCTTACAGATTTGTCTTTTCAAAAAAATGTCGATGTCTTCGTAAGTGAATTTCTCTGGCTCGCAGAAGCACTGGCGCCTGAACTTCAGCCGGCACAATAAATAACTTTTTTTAACGGCAACTAACCGTAAATTTGCGGCTTCTTTTCGTAAAACATGAGCGACGAAATAAAACATGAATGCGGGTTAGCCTTCATTCGCCTCCGAAAGCCTTTCTCTTATTATCTCCAGAAATATGGAACAGTAATGTACGGTCTAAATAAACTGTACCTGCTGATGGAAAAACAGCATAACCGTGGCCAGGATGGTGCCGGTATTGCTGCTGTAAAACTAAATGTAGAGCCAGGTCACCCATATTTGTTCAGAACCCGTAGCAATGCTCCTCAGCCAATAGCAGACATTTTTTTTAAACTGGGGCAGGAAATAAAAGAGCTGGAAAAATACCAGCCCGATATCAAACAACATCCCGGCTTAATGAAAGGTCATGTACCTGCACTGGGTGAATTGCTGCTCGGCCATCTCCGTTATGGTACACAGGGTAAGAACAATGTCGAATTCTGTCACCCGTTTATTAAAAGAAATCTTATCCCCGGCAGAAATATTGCACTTGCAGGCAACTTCAACCTTGTAAATACAGAAGAATTATTTGCGCTCATTAACGTAGACCCCGGCGAGTTTCAGCGCCAGAGCGATCTTGCAGCAATGATGGAAGTAGTGCATCATTTTCTAAGCAAAGAAGACGACAAAAGTCCCAATGCGCCGGATATTGCAACTGTTCTCAGGAAAGCCACACCACTCTTCGATGGTGGTTATACCATCGGTGGTCTTATTGGCAATGGGAACAGCTTTGTTATGCGTGATGCGCATGGCATAAGACCGGCTTATTATTACATAGATGACGAAGTAATTGTTGCCGCCAGCGAGCGTGCTTCTATACGCACCTCGTTCAACGTGGGCGAAAATGAAGTGCTTGAGTTAATGCCTGGCAATGCACTTATCATAGACGATAAAGGAAGCTACAGGGTAGAGCAGATACTCGATCCCAAAGAAAGAAGAGCCTGTAGCTTCGAGCGTATTTATTTCAGCCGCGGTAGCGATGAAAAAATTTACAGGGAGCGTATTGCACTTGGTCACCATCTTAGTAAAGCCGTGCTTGAATCTGTAGAGTACGACCTGAAAAATACCATCTTCTCTTACATACCCAATACTGCAGAAGTAGCTTTTTTCGGCCTGGTAAAAGGCATGGAAGACTACCTTAATAAACGCAAGCTCGAACGTATTTTAAGCTGGGGTAACGAGATTGACTCTGAAAAGCTTGAAGAGATCATCAATCGTAAAATAAGACAGGAGAAAATTGCCATCAAAGACGTAAAACTGCGCACCTTCATCACCGAAGATTCCGGCAGAAACGAAATGGTACAACACGTTTACGATATTACCTACGGTACTGTGCGCAGAGACCAGGATACGCTTGTTGTAATAGACGACAGTATTGTGCGTGGCACAACACTCAAAGAAAGCATTGTACGTATGCTGGCAAGGTTAAATCCAAAACGCATCATCGTGGTTTCTTCGGCACCGCAAATACGCTACCCGGATTGTTATGGCATCGATATGAGTAAACTTGGCGATTTTATCGCATTCCGCGCAGCCATCGAATTACTCAAAGAAAAAGGCCAGGAAGATGTGTTGCACAGTGTATACGAGAAAATAAAAGAACTGCAGCGCAATAACCAGTTGCATACAGAAAATGTGGTGCGGCAGATTTATAAGCCATTTTCTACAGAAGAGATCTCGGCAAAAATTGCACAGCTTATCACGCCAAAAGATGTTACACTTCCCGTAGAGGTCATTTACCAAACGATTGAAGATCTCCACGATAGTTGTCCAACCAATACCGGCGATTGGTATTTCACCGGCAATTATCCAACGCCGGGCGGTAACCGCGTGGTAAATAAAGCGTTTATCAATTATTACGAGGGTAAAAATGTAAGGGGTTATTAGTTTTATGTACCCGGCAGTATTGCTACTATGTAGCTGTGGTTGCGTCGCACTCTTGTACGGTTGAATCTTTACTGGGCAAGTGCAATGCCGCTGCCCATACAAAAACAAACATCATTGCCAATATTTTTCAGCACCACGCGGTGCTGATTTTTTTATCTGCCAGCTTTTGTAACTTTAAGAAATGAAAACCTTGCTACTTGTACGTCATGCCAAAAGCAGTTGGGATAACCCATCCCAAAAAGACTTTGACCGCCCGCTGAATAACCGCGGCAACAAAGACGCTCCTGCAATGGCTGAAAAACTTGCAGAAAAAGGCGTCATACCAGATGCGCTTGTATCAAGTACGGCTGTAAGAGCATTGTCCACAGCAAAATATTTTGCAAAAGCATTTAATTACCCTGGGCAAAATATTATTAAAACACCAGCGCTATACGAGGCACCGTATGATGTGTATTTTGATGTGATCAGTAAGTTCAATAACCAATTTCAGTCTGTGGCCATCTTTGCTCATAACCCGGGCATTACCATGTTTGCGAACAAGCTTACGAATACACAGATCGATAACATGCCAACCTGCTGCGTCTTTGCTGTACAAGTTGAAACAGATAACTGGAGCAACTTTGAGCAGGCGAAAAAAACCTTCTGGTTTATTGATTATCCAAAAAATGGCGACTAAACAATTACATGTATTCCCCGCTTTGTATAACGCTGTAAAAGCTTTTTGTCGGCATTACCGTCTGTTACCAGGTAGTTGATCATATTTAATGATCCAAACTGGAAATACTGATCCTTTTCGAGCTTGCCTGAATCGCAAAGCAGGAATACCTCTCCTGCACCTGAAGCAATTGCCTTTGTAACACCAGCTTCTTTTTCTGTTTTTGCAGATAACCCTTTGGCAAGAGAGATGCCGTCTACACCAATAAAAGCTTTATCACATTTATACCGCGCTATTTGCTCAAGGGCCATTACGCCATGTATCGCCCTGCGTTCCTTATCTACCTGCCCTCCTGTAACAGTGAGTTGAACACTGCTGTTCATCAGTTCGTATACAACCGGTAAAGAGTTGGTCACAACTCTTATTTTTCGATACTTAATGTAAGCGCACAATCTTGATACAGTGCTGCCGCAATCCATAAATATTATATCGCCGTCTTTTATAAACGTTGCCGCTTTTTTACAGATCACGTCTTTTGCCTGTGCATTAATTATTGATTTATCAATGTAACCTGCGGTTGCAACTGCCTCGTTTACTTTCATGGCGCCGCCATGGGTTCTGTAGAGCAGGCCGTTCCCGGCCAGTACGGCAAGATCCCGCCTGATCGTAATGGCAGACGTATGCAGGTTTTTCGCAAGCATTGCAACGCTTACGCTGCTATGCGCTTCGGTAAGTTTTAAAATTTCCCGCTTCCTTTCTTCAAAATTCATATTGAACAATTATATTAATCAGGAAAATTCTAAAATAATCAAAAACAATCAATCAAAATGTCAAAAGTGATCATCACAGAAAATAAAGTTTTATCCGATAACTGGTACGTTTTAAGAAAAATTACTTATGAAAAAAAAAGCCGGAACGGTTCCCTTATTACTGCCACCAGGGAAGCTTATGACCGGGGCAACGGAGCCGTTATTATGCCATACGATGTATACAACGGAACGGTAATACTCACGAGGCAATTCCGTTTACCCACGTTTATCAATGGCAACGAGTCGGGGTTGCTAATTGAGGCCTGTGCCGGTTTGTTGGATAAAGACGATGCCGAAACATGCATCAGGCGCGAAGCTGAAGAAGAAATAGGCTATAAGCTGGAAAACGTAACCAGGATATTCGATGCATATATGTCGCCGGGGTCGGTTACTGAAATAATATATTTTTTTATCGGCGCTTACAATTCATCAATGAAAGTGCACGAAGGTGGCGGAGTAATTGAAGAACATGAAGACATTGAAGTACTGGAATTACCTTTCGAAGAAGCTTACGGTATGATCTCAACCGGCGACATAAGAGATGGAAAAACGATCATGCTTTTACAATACCTCAAAGTGAATATTTTTAATACGCAATAGGCGTGCAATAGTTTATTGGGATTTACAATACTTGCCTAAAGATTCCTTCACCACCTTTTCATACAGCGGTTGCTCAAAACCGGGTGACTCAAAGCCAAAAGTGGTTGCTTGTTGGATGTGCTCTGCAAGATCATCATGCTGGCTGCAGGTATAACACCAGTGTTGTTCCATAAGCCTGTGTGCCAGGTATTCCTGTTCGGTCTGTCCAGGGGTGGGAACAAGGATTGCTTTTTTCCTCAAAGCCAGCAATTCCATTACGGTTGTATAGCCAGACCTGCTGACAATAAATTCACTTTGCAAAAATGCCTGTTCAAGTGCAGCAGTATCAAGATGGCTTTTTATAATAACATTTTCAGAAGCAGTATAGGTGTCATTTTTTTCTGGCAGTCCCAAGACTAGCATTATATTGCCATCAAGCTTTGGCAATATCTCCAGCACGAGGTTTTGCAACATTGTGCGTTGTGGCTCAGGACCTGATATAACAAACAGGTATTTGTACAGGTAAACTTCTGCCGGTTTATAACTGAATCTTGAAAGCGGCCCGAGATAACAGGTTTTTATAACAGGCATTTGTTGCGGATGCGATAATATACCGGCAATGTTTTTTTCACCTGCAAAATCCGGAACCCAGCATTGCGTAAACCTGTTTATAAAGCGGTAGTTTACCCGTTGCATCAGTTTTTCCATCCAGGCTGCAGGTGCTTTTATTGTTAGCTGGTGCGTGATGAAAACACAGGGCACTTTTGTACTATACAACCCGTAGCGGTTATCGCTTATGATAAGATCAATCTTCTTTTCTTCAACGATTTTAGCAATCCATTTATGTTCCTGCCTGATTCTTAGGAGAATTTTTGGAATCTGCCACAATATTTTTGCACTGAAAAAGCGTTTATGTCTGGTATAACTAACACTATAACCTTTCAATGTTATAAACTCCAGGTTTGGAAATTCTCTTTGAAGCAAATATTGTTGAGCACCTGAAGCCGCTATCACGATGTTACATCCCTCTTTTTGGAGGGTACTGATCAAAGGAATACAGCGTGAAGCGTGACCCAGGCCCCAGTCAAGCGGTGCAACCAGCACTTTTTTTGAAAGTTTGGATGTCAAAACTTAATAGAAAGTTGTTATTGTGTAAAAAATACCTAATTTTAAAGACTACAAATCAATGCGTAAGATAAACAAACCGATTCTTTTTTTGTTGCTTATTGTAGTGACGTTGACGATGGCATCTTGTGGAGCAAGCAAACATAGCAGCAATGTAAATGTTGGTAAATGCAGATGTCCTAAACTTTGATTGTATGAACCGAAATAATTTTTTTAACGATTGTAACCCAGACTTGTTATGAGCCCCCGAAACAGAGACTTGCTGGTACTTACAAAAAAGGAATCGATGAAACCGGGAGAGCTCGAACATGAAGTTGAGCTACTCGTAGATTTGCTT harbors:
- a CDS encoding MarR family transcriptional regulator codes for the protein MKLEQAIQSTKFRSEVQKAGLNILYTAWWLKTMMSKSLKEYGLTHEQYNVLRILKGRFPQQMCVRDIACRMIEKNSNVPRIIDRLELKKLVKRNTSAEDKRETVITITQAGMNMLEITTEKINKIYDSTISMNNEDAAALNALLEQLRTNES
- a CDS encoding Mrp/NBP35 family ATP-binding protein — its product is MTEQDILKALSNVQEPDLGKDLVTLNMIKDIKIDGNNVSFTIVLTTPACPVKDMMKTACINAVKILVSKEANVQVDFTSNTTTNRKDAQQLLPGVKNIIAVVSGKGGVGKSTVAANLALAFAKEGASVGLMDADIYGPSVPIMFGVRGERPMMRDVDGKGMIIPLEKYGIKLMSIGLLVDEKNAVVWRGPMASSAIRQFVTDVDWGALDYLVIDMPPGTGDIHLTLMQTVPVTGVVIVTTPQNVALADAKKGIAMFGQAQINVPIIGLVENMAYFTPQELPENKYYIFGKEGGKRLADEYDLPFLGQIPIVQSIREGGDSGVPAMIGNDALSLKAFEDFAAMAVRNIAIRNAKLPSTQMVEVVE
- a CDS encoding efflux RND transporter periplasmic adaptor subunit — protein: MSKKLKWIIIILVILVVALIGLSKAGVLGGNDEGTKVTAEKATIRNITEIVTASGKVFPEVEVKVSPDIAGEIVELNVIEGDTVKKGQVLAKIYGDIYASQRDQAAAVVSQSQAQVANSSAQLGALQATLDQTEAAYKRQKTLLDQKVISASEFEQAQQAWLSAKANFEAAKAGIKANQANVQSASASLTRAQKDVSRTTIVAPMDGVISLLSVKKGERVAGNSFNVGTEMMRIADLASIEVQVDVGENDIPKVKLGDTALVEIDAFNNRKFKGIVYKIANPSTGLSGTASSLSSSTQVTNYQVHIRLMQDSYKDLIVKGQPFPFRPNMSASADIQTKTNRNVLTIPLNAVTTRDKNEGKKVEEKKDEDKTESAAADDDVEEVVFIVQKDGIVRKKPVKTDIQDINYIQIVNGINAGDEVVTAPYDVVSKQLKDSSKVKVVSKDELLKNFSTPK
- a CDS encoding DUF4290 domain-containing protein yields the protein MEYNTSRSHMVMREYGRHIQNMVDYVLTIEDPKKRQQQAQVVIELMGFLNPHLKNVEDFRHKLWDHLFFMSDFKLKVDSPYPIPEKATYKAKPAPLPYPKRYPKYSHLGKNLELVIDKALKEDNAEKKAGFAHAIAYYMKLSYSNWHKELVHDDNIRSELNAITGGELEFSNTPYIKHRNQNFERDDYGRGSARSNDRDRGGRQQSYMSNGRNNNGGRNMGGRDRDRDRDNRGGGGRSPGGRDNRDSRGGGGNGNNRNQNFKKRFK
- a CDS encoding carboxypeptidase-like regulatory domain-containing protein; the encoded protein is MKRLLQYFTIAFSILSTFNAAAQDRNAQDSVIQLYGVVMTADSLRAIESASVIVENKGRGTLTNYQGVFSIVVLKGDNIRFSCVGFKDKIISIPDNLEGNQYSVIQLMVSDTAYLPATILKPRPTRAQFERDFVNVEVPADQIEIARKNTDDATRRALIAALPADGREAVNANIRRQSQRLYYQGQQQPINLLNPFAWAEFIEAWKRGDFKKKD
- a CDS encoding MBL fold metallo-hydrolase, coding for MQIIPLSEGVFTIDKTKIFVPFDLDNDELQQRPVGSLLVEVQPFVVVTSKDVLLLDTGLGFSRNGTLQLYANLKAANIAPESITKVLMTHLHKDHAGGVSVKDKLGNYQLSFPKATYYVQKKEMEFAMETGFPSYMAEEISMLQYGQNVVFLDGDGTIDEYISYHITGGHSPYHQVYWIKEKNETIFFGGDDAPQLQQMKNKFIAKYDYDGKKCMELRQQWWQTGREENWTFLFYHDVKTPYYNAQTAGTSSNAE
- a CDS encoding pirin family protein, which produces MQYIIHRKEDRGTKDIGWLVSKFSFSFSSYYSPVKKGFGLLHTFNDDVVKPGGGFGLHPHTNMEIVSIMLQGKMNHKDSMGFSDIVEKDWVQIMSAGRGLKHEEYNIGEEDVQFLQIWIEPKLQNIEPRYQRRNFSRENRKNLLKTVVSNEEGQEHCWINQNAKISLGYFDAGHTITYTLNPLNKCVYIFVMEGAVSVANETIGKRDAIGVWETGNISLQTAEASSFIVIEIPINH
- a CDS encoding NADPH-dependent FMN reductase, with translation MNIEIISGSPRQESLSRRVAVFLQRYMREKTEHNINLIDVREWSLPLLQQEVFTSVERTPEALQPLAKRMFDADAFIMVTPEYNGSYTPALKNLFDHFPKQTHKTFGIVTASPGIMGGMRATQQMQLLINALFGIGSPHMLVTPMVDKKFNAEGNLTDLSFQKNVDVFVSEFLWLAEALAPELQPAQ
- a CDS encoding YceI family protein → MATYKVDPSHSEVTFKVKHLMITNVTGTFAKFDATLTADKEDFTDAKVTFEADIDSISTNNEQRDGHLKGDDFFNAEQFPKMTFESTAISKKNDEEYELDGNLTIRDITKPVKLDVAYGGTMTDPWGQTKAGFEITGKINRKEFGLKWTAVTEAGGIVVSDDVRLNVQVQMVKQ